One Alcaligenes ammonioxydans DNA segment encodes these proteins:
- the aceE gene encoding pyruvate dehydrogenase (acetyl-transferring), homodimeric type encodes MSSTQDNSSAQVSQDQALETKEWLDALEAVVDREGPARAHELIEKLIDLARRSGAHIPFSPNTAYVNTIPPGLEPAHPGNLALEERIRSYIRWNAMAMVVRANRETPPDGGGLGGHIASFASLATMIGCGQNHFWHAETEDHGGDMVFFQGHSSPGIYARAFMEGRISEDQLNNFRQEVDGKGLPSYPHPKLMPEFWQFPTVSMGLGPLMAIYQARFLKYLHARGIADTSGRKVWVFLGDGEMDEPESLGAIGLAAREKLDNLIFIVNCNLQRLDGPVRGNGKIIQELEGTFRGAGWNVLKLIWGGYWDPLLARDKEGILRKVMEETVDGEYQAYKANDGAYVREHFFGKHPKLLEMVSRMSDEDIWRLNRGGHDPHKVYAAFDAATKHEGQPTVILAKTIKGYGMGHVGQAKNPSHQQKSLDLDAVREFRDRFNIPVPDDKLEELPYFKPADDSPEMQYLHARRKALGGYLPKRRTKADEQLTVPTLEAFKPMLEPTAEGREISTTQAFVRFLNTLLRDKQVGPRAVPILADESRTFGMEGLFRQIGIYAPEGQKYTPVDKDQVMYYRETANGQLLQEGINEQGAFSSWIAAATSYSNNNRIMIPFFIYYSMFGFQRFGDLAWAAGDMKARGFVLGGTAGRTTLNGEGLQHEDGHSHIQSSLIPNCVSYDPTFAHEVAVIMQHGLKRMVQDQEDVYYYVTLMNENYAQPGLVEGDEEGILRGMYKFKSVAEDAKLRVQLMGSGTILREVIAAQELLEKDWGIGSDVWSVTSFTELRRNGLDCEREALLNPEGKDLPVPYVTAQLAKTDGPIVVSTDYVKAFGDQIRPFVPKDRTFKVLGTDGFGRSDYRFKLREHFEVDRHFVVLAALRALAEEGKVPFSKASEAIAKYGINPSKANPQHA; translated from the coding sequence ATGTCCTCAACCCAAGACAATAGTTCGGCTCAGGTCAGTCAAGACCAGGCCCTAGAAACAAAAGAGTGGCTTGACGCCCTGGAAGCGGTGGTGGACCGTGAAGGCCCGGCCCGCGCTCACGAGCTTATTGAAAAGCTGATTGATCTGGCCCGTCGTTCTGGCGCCCATATTCCGTTCTCGCCCAACACGGCGTATGTGAACACGATTCCTCCCGGTCTGGAACCTGCGCACCCTGGCAACCTCGCTCTGGAAGAGCGCATTCGTTCCTACATTCGCTGGAACGCCATGGCCATGGTGGTGCGTGCCAACCGCGAAACCCCTCCTGATGGGGGTGGTCTGGGCGGTCACATTGCGTCCTTTGCCTCCTTGGCGACCATGATTGGTTGCGGTCAGAACCATTTCTGGCACGCCGAGACCGAAGATCACGGCGGCGACATGGTGTTTTTCCAGGGCCATTCCTCGCCCGGTATCTACGCCCGCGCTTTCATGGAAGGCCGGATTAGCGAAGATCAGTTGAACAACTTCCGTCAGGAAGTGGACGGCAAAGGCTTGCCGTCTTACCCGCATCCCAAGTTGATGCCCGAATTCTGGCAGTTCCCCACGGTATCCATGGGTCTGGGCCCATTGATGGCCATTTACCAGGCCCGTTTCCTGAAGTATCTGCATGCCCGCGGCATTGCCGATACCAGTGGCCGTAAAGTCTGGGTGTTCCTGGGCGACGGCGAGATGGACGAACCTGAATCCCTGGGTGCGATTGGTCTGGCTGCCCGTGAAAAGCTGGACAACCTGATTTTCATCGTGAACTGCAACCTGCAGCGACTGGACGGCCCTGTGCGTGGCAACGGCAAGATCATCCAGGAACTGGAAGGGACCTTCCGGGGCGCTGGCTGGAACGTGCTCAAGCTGATCTGGGGCGGTTACTGGGATCCATTGCTGGCGCGCGACAAGGAAGGCATCTTGCGCAAGGTCATGGAAGAAACCGTGGACGGCGAGTACCAGGCGTACAAAGCCAACGACGGTGCCTATGTTCGTGAGCACTTCTTTGGCAAGCATCCTAAGCTGCTGGAGATGGTCAGCCGCATGAGCGATGAGGACATCTGGCGTCTGAACCGCGGCGGTCATGATCCTCACAAGGTGTATGCGGCGTTTGACGCTGCCACCAAGCACGAAGGTCAGCCTACCGTTATTCTGGCCAAGACGATCAAGGGCTATGGCATGGGCCACGTTGGCCAGGCCAAGAACCCTTCGCACCAGCAAAAGAGCCTGGATCTGGACGCTGTGCGCGAGTTCCGCGACCGTTTCAATATTCCGGTACCCGATGACAAGCTCGAAGAACTGCCGTACTTCAAGCCTGCTGACGACTCGCCTGAAATGCAGTATTTGCACGCTCGTCGCAAGGCATTGGGCGGCTACCTGCCCAAGCGTCGCACCAAGGCTGATGAACAGTTGACCGTGCCGACCCTGGAGGCGTTCAAACCTATGCTGGAGCCCACCGCCGAAGGCCGTGAGATCTCCACGACGCAAGCATTTGTCCGTTTCCTGAATACCTTGCTGCGCGACAAGCAGGTCGGTCCGCGTGCGGTGCCCATCCTGGCTGACGAATCGCGTACCTTTGGTATGGAAGGTCTGTTCCGTCAAATCGGCATTTATGCGCCGGAAGGCCAGAAGTACACCCCGGTCGATAAAGATCAGGTCATGTACTACCGCGAAACGGCCAATGGTCAGTTGTTGCAGGAAGGGATTAACGAGCAGGGTGCATTCAGCTCCTGGATTGCGGCTGCCACGTCGTACTCCAACAACAACCGCATCATGATCCCGTTCTTCATCTACTACTCGATGTTCGGCTTCCAGCGCTTTGGCGATCTGGCCTGGGCAGCGGGTGATATGAAAGCCCGTGGTTTCGTGCTGGGCGGTACCGCCGGTCGCACCACGTTGAATGGCGAAGGTCTGCAGCACGAAGATGGCCACAGCCATATTCAGTCCTCGCTGATTCCCAACTGCGTGTCTTACGACCCGACCTTCGCGCACGAAGTGGCGGTGATCATGCAGCACGGTCTGAAGCGCATGGTTCAGGATCAGGAAGACGTGTACTACTACGTCACCTTGATGAACGAGAACTACGCCCAGCCCGGTCTGGTCGAGGGTGACGAAGAAGGCATCCTGCGTGGCATGTACAAATTCAAATCGGTCGCTGAGGACGCCAAGCTGCGCGTTCAGCTGATGGGTTCGGGCACGATTTTGCGTGAAGTGATTGCAGCACAAGAGCTGCTGGAAAAAGACTGGGGCATTGGCTCTGATGTGTGGAGCGTGACCAGCTTTACCGAATTGCGCCGCAATGGTCTGGACTGCGAGCGTGAAGCTTTGCTCAACCCTGAAGGCAAGGACCTGCCCGTACCGTACGTGACGGCCCAACTGGCCAAAACCGATGGCCCTATCGTGGTCTCGACCGACTACGTCAAGGCTTTTGGCGACCAGATTCGTCCTTTCGTGCCCAAAGATCGTACCTTCAAGGTGCTGGGTACCGATGGTTTCGGTCGTTCCGACTACCGCTTCAAGCTGCGTGAGCACTTTGAGGTTGACCGTCACTTTGTGGTGTTGGCCGCGTTGCGCGCACTGGCTGAAGAGGGCAAGGTTCCGTTCAGCAAAGCGTCCGAGGCCATTGCCAAGTACGGCATCAATCCTTCCAAGGCCAACCCGCAGCACGCATAA